The following are from one region of the Bremerella sp. JC817 genome:
- a CDS encoding vWA domain-containing protein has translation MIQKMLLVCAVCGLFIPLHSASAANELNVVVILDNSGSMNQVMNRGNTRIVAAKQAMWRVLSQAPEDAQIGVVLLNPVRNQKWAVPLGPVEPSVAQEAVESLQAAGNTPLGATMKEAADALLELRDKQKYGTYKLLIISDGEATDRALVEQYLPQIQARGILVDVIGVSMGQQHSLATRTATYRNADDPASLEKAISQVVLGESSTDTDDNTGQSDFDLLASVPSEVAAVSLEALTTPHNEPIGAFAGDPVAGLPNSYQPPQPANAPNNGSNRGGGPGFGTFLMIGFVILILFRVFASIVKAR, from the coding sequence ATGATTCAAAAGATGCTACTGGTATGCGCGGTGTGCGGGCTCTTCATTCCGCTCCATTCCGCTTCGGCGGCGAACGAATTGAATGTCGTGGTGATCCTCGATAACTCTGGTTCGATGAACCAGGTTATGAATCGGGGTAACACGCGGATCGTCGCTGCCAAGCAAGCGATGTGGCGAGTTCTTTCTCAAGCACCCGAGGATGCCCAGATTGGTGTCGTGCTGCTGAATCCGGTCCGCAATCAGAAGTGGGCGGTACCGCTTGGCCCCGTCGAGCCTTCCGTTGCCCAAGAAGCGGTCGAGTCGCTCCAGGCGGCCGGCAACACGCCGCTGGGAGCCACGATGAAAGAAGCGGCCGACGCGCTCTTGGAACTTCGCGACAAGCAGAAGTATGGCACTTATAAACTGCTGATCATTTCCGATGGCGAGGCAACCGACCGAGCCTTAGTCGAGCAGTATTTGCCTCAGATCCAAGCCCGCGGCATTCTGGTCGATGTGATCGGCGTATCGATGGGGCAACAGCATAGCCTGGCGACGCGGACGGCAACCTACCGCAACGCCGACGATCCCGCTTCGCTGGAGAAAGCGATTTCGCAGGTCGTGCTTGGCGAAAGTTCGACCGACACGGACGACAACACCGGACAAAGCGATTTCGATTTATTAGCCTCGGTGCCGTCGGAAGTGGCCGCGGTCTCGCTCGAAGCGTTGACGACCCCGCACAACGAGCCCATCGGCGCGTTCGCTGGCGATCCGGTGGCCGGGCTGCCCAATAGTTATCAGCCGCCGCAGCCGGCCAATGCCCCCAACAACGGCTCGAATCGTGGTGGAGGCCCTGGTTTTGGGACTTTTCTGATGATCGGCTTTGTAATCCTGATACTATTTCGGGTGTTCGCCTCGATTGTCAAAGCCCGTTAA